Proteins co-encoded in one Streptomyces sp. NBC_01283 genomic window:
- a CDS encoding DUF4386 family protein, producing the protein MGAYSAEQLDAEALMRVDAFHDIWDAGLIFFGVHLLLGSLAFRSGYAPRVLGVLLALAGLGYLVESFDAFLSAGCSAAVSVFTGVGELILMIWLLAKGRNIGSRLPIQAETAP; encoded by the coding sequence CTGGGGGCGTACAGCGCGGAGCAACTGGACGCCGAAGCACTCATGCGCGTCGATGCCTTCCACGACATCTGGGACGCCGGGCTCATCTTCTTCGGCGTCCACCTGCTGCTGGGGTCCCTCGCCTTCAGGTCGGGCTACGCACCGCGGGTGCTGGGCGTCCTGCTGGCCCTCGCGGGGCTCGGCTATCTCGTGGAGAGCTTCGACGCCTTCCTCTCCGCCGGGTGCTCGGCCGCGGTGTCCGTGTTCACCGGCGTAGGCGAACTCATTCTCATGATCTGGCTTCTGGCCAAAGGCCGGAACATCGGTTCGCGGCTTCCGATACAGGCCGAGACGGCGCCCTGA